The following proteins are co-located in the Cutaneotrichosporon cavernicola HIS019 DNA, chromosome: 3 genome:
- the BCD1 gene encoding uncharacterized protein (Essential protein required for the accumulation of box C D snoRNA): protein MPLPPPTSLSLPPKPSTARSAASNSSVEKQAFTAATSAPSPKCSICKSPAKYTCPRCAARSCSLPCSKAHKEKKGCSGVRDPAAFVPLAKFTQGTWDGDYAWLESTRRQVAVFGEGNQSSWNHKTKTLAITIQLVPSGRLAADKIVHARVRVLPTAVTLNSLLPESFSDVVFVMPYHIPRRRAAEIRPPGRGAYFPPLPGGKGLDVALHGTAFVEFPVIQVWARDEWERAVRSRAVGVMPSLQPPRVEEEEEEEERPTKMAKVETSALAGLGDYGDSEDEDEDEDEDEEEGEVEGVAEEESGEQGETGETEEGGDITLDPAMAEALGKALEADFGPA from the exons atgcCTCTCCCACCGCCAACGTCCCTCAGTCTCCCCCCCAAGCCCAGCACGGCTCGGTCCGCCGCTTCCAACTCTTCTGTGGAGAAGCAGGCATTTACCGCCGCGACCTCAGCCCCATCCCCGAAGTGCTCGATCTGCAAGTCTCCAGCAAAGTACACATGCCCGCGCTGTGCCgcgcgctcctgctcccTCCCTTGCTCCAAAGCAcacaaggagaagaagggatGTAGCGGTGTTCGCGATCCAGCCGCCTTTGTCCCACTGGCAAAGTTCACACAGGGCACGTGGGACGGCGACTATGCGTGGCTCGAGTCCACCCGACGCCAGGTCGCGGTGTTCGGGGAGGGC AACCAGAGTAGCTGGAACCACAA aacCAAAACCTTGGCGATCACGATCCAACTCGTCCCCTCTGGCCGCCTGGCAGCCGACAAGATCGTACacgcgcgcgtgcgcgttTTGCCGACGGCCGTGACGCTCAACTCACTCCTTCCCGAGTCGTTCTccgacgtcgtcttcgTTATGCCCTACCACATTCCCCGGCGGCGGGCCGCCGAGATCCGTCCGCCTGGACGCGGAGCATACTTCCCCCCTCTACCCGGTGGAAAGGGACTAGACGTCGCACTGCACGGTACGGCGTTCGTCGAGTTTCCCGTTATCCAGGTGTGGGCGCGCGATGAGTGGGAGCGTGCGGTGCGGAGCCGCGCAGTTGGGGTTATGCCGAGCTTGCAGCCGCcccgagtcgaggaagaggaggaggaagaggagcggCCGACAAAGATGGCAAAGGTCGAGACTAGTGCTCTTGCTGGACTTGGTGATTATGGGGATTcagaggatgaggatgaggatgaggatgaggatgaggaagagggagaggtggagggagttgcggaggaggagagcggaGAACAGGGGGAGACGGgggagacggaggagggcggggatATTACCCTCGACCCTGCCATGGCTGAGGCGCTGGGGAAGGCGCTGGAGGCCGACTTTGGTCCTGCTTAG
- a CDS encoding uncharacterized protein (AN1-like Zinc finger): MSASPSPTPSARDELMFLGTACHHRACNLHDFLPFYCPACKKAFCQPHFLPSSHECTAPLPPSMVDRIAPQCPMCDQVVNYAQGSMDPNEAVERHILSGTCTGVEGGEARKKALLRQRKDKGEVCYRRGCSKVLVVQMKCDACAHSFCPQHRHAPVHSCTATPASSRSGTPVAKAPPAGKSAMSRLLGNQTKPLPKPATPAAKAQPATAQVEARAAAAAAAMKRAGQDVKVPFVKSKEEKRANDEMQSTIKSLKTRHDKGLLTPTEEVRYAELVGKQESRRRGGVGSGSGSKKDKDCVVM; the protein is encoded by the exons ATGAGCGCATCACCTtcaccgacgccgtcggcccgcgacgagctcatgtTCCTCGGCACGGCGTGTCACCACCGCGCGTGTAACCTGCACGacttcctccccttctAC TGTCCCGCATGCAAGAAGGCCTTCTGTCAGCCCCACTTCCTTCCCTCATCGCATGAATGCACGGCGCCTCTCCCGCCATCGATGGTCGACCGCATCGCGCCCCAGTGCCCGATGTGTGACCAGGTCGTCAACTACGCACAGGGAAGCATGGACCCGAAtgaggccgtcgagcgACACATCCTCTCCGGCACGTGTACcggtgtcgagggcggcgaggcgcgtAAGAAGGCGCTCCTTCGCCAACGCAAGGACAAAGGAGAAGTGTGTTACCGCCGCGGCTGCAGcaaggtcctcgtcgtgcAGATGAAGTGCGACGCGTGCGCACACTCTTTCTGCCCACAGCACCGCCATGCGCCAGTACACTCATGTACCGCCACGCCGGCGAGTTCACGATCCGGCACACCTGTCGCCAAGGCCCCTCCAGCGGGGAAGAGCGCCATGtcccgcctcctcgggaACCAGACAAAGCCGTTGCCTAAACCCGCTACGCCGGCAGCCAAGGCGCAGCCCGCCACGGCCCAagtcgaggcgcgcgcggcggcggctgccgCGGCCATGAAGCGTGCGGGACAGGACGTCAAGGTCCCCTTCGTCAagagcaaggaggagaa gcgcgCGAACGACGAGATGCAGTCGACGATCAAGTCGCTCAAGACGCGGCACGACAAGGGATTACTGACCCCgaccgaggag GTTCGATACGCTGAGCTTGTTGGCAAGCAGGAGTcgcggcggagaggaggtgttgggagcgggagcggctCGAAGAAGGACAAAGACTGTGTCGTCATGTAG
- a CDS encoding uncharacterized protein (DNA-directed RNA polymerase III subunit Rpc31), which yields MSRGRGRGRGRGGSTAGRDQFNAAFAGMSKEDSRAVLESFSKPVKGSGMLYPPLDKAAEMPGPTGFEERVIFHTNALLRDLAEGLEDADGVRHGALWRLESERKVVGIEIESYSDRYRRTGTNSASSNSRLDPNVLHLNRDLFPPSLWTEYFEGNTGAEKKARAIARANRRKRALDDDDDEGDGEPSEGEEDEDDFDFDDEDEEDHQDYDHNYFDNGEGDDDSGGEGGDDEGGRYDD from the exons atgtcgcgcggacgtggacgaggccgcgggcgcggcggctcCACAGCCGGCCGTGACCAGTTCAACGCTGCCTTCGCAGGTATGAGCAAGGAAGACTCGCGCGCAGTCCTCGAGTCCTTCAGCAAACCCGTCAAGGGCAGCGGCATGTTGTATCCC CCACTGGACAAGGCTGCCGAAATGCCAGGCCCGACAGGGTTTGAAGAGCGGGTCATCTTCCACACGAACGCGCTGTTACGTGACCTCGCTGAggggctcgaggacgctgaTGGCGTACGGCATGGCGCCCTGTGGCGtctcgagagcgagcgaAAGGTCGTTGGGATTG AAATCGAGTCGTATTCGGATCGGTATCGACGCACAGGCACGAATTCGGCGAGCAGTAACTCTCGTCTCGACCCGAACGTGCTCCACCTCAACCGCGACCTGTTTCCGCCGTCGCTGTGGACTGAGTACTTTGAAGGAAACACTGgggcggagaagaaggcccGAGCTATAGCGCGTGCGAACCGTCGCAAACGTGCGTtggacgacgatgatgacgaaGGCGACGGGGAGCCAAGcgaaggcgaggaggacgaagacgactttgactttgatgacgaggacgaggaggaccacCAGGACTACGACCACAACTACTTCGACAACGGAGAAGGGGACGACGATTCAGGCGGCGAAGGCGGCGACG ATGAGGGCGGGCGCTACGACGACTAG
- the TEF1 gene encoding translation elongation factor EF-1 alpha (This protein promotes the GTP-dependent binding of aminoacyl-tRNA to the A-site of ribosomes during protein biosynthesis): MAIAVPSLFKRCVVAFVFLHPTLPLLFLSPQNQKTFKMGKDKLHINVVVIGHVDSGKSTTTGHLIYKCGGIDKRTVEKFEKEAAELGKGSFKYAWVLDKLKAERERGITIDIALWKFETPRYQVTVIDAPGHRDFIKNMITGTSQADCAILIIATGVGEFEAGISKEGQTREHALLAFTLGVRQLIIACNKMDTCKWSEARFNEIVKEASGFIKKVGYNPKSVPFVPISGWHGDNMIEATTNMPWYKGWEKETKAGVSKGKTLLEAIDAIDPPTRPTDRPLRLPLQDVYKIGGIGTVPVGRVETGIIKAGMVVTFAPTNVTTEVKSVEMHHEQIPEGLPGDNVGFNVKNVSIKDIRRGNVCSDSKNDPAKEAASFNAQVIVLNHPGQIGAGYTPVLDCHTAHIACKFEELVEKIDRRTGKVMEASPKFIKSGDAAIVKLVSQKPICVETYTEYPPLGRFAVRDMRQTVAVGVIKSVEKTDGKGGKVTKSATKAGAKK, encoded by the exons ATGGCCATCGCTGTCCCATCCCTTTTCAAGCGATGCGTTGTCGCTTTCGTCTTTCTTCACCCCACTCTCCCTCTACTCTTCCTC TCTCCCCAAAACCAAAAAACTTTCAAAATGGGCAAG GACAAGCTCCACAtcaacgtcgtcgtcattgGCCACGTCGACTCCGGAAAGTCGACCACTA CCGGCCACCTTATCTACAAGTGCGGTGGTATTGACAAGCGTACCGTTGAGAAGttcgagaaggaggctgctgagctcggcaagggcTCGTTCAAGTACGCCTGGGTTCttgacaagctcaaggccgagcgtgagcgtgGTATCACCATCGACATTGCTCTTTGGAAGTTCGAGACCCCCCGCTACCAGGTTACCGTCATTGACGCCCCCGGCCACCGTGACTTCATCAAGAACATGATCACC GGTACCTCGCAGGCTGACTGCGCCATTCTCATCATCGCCACCGGTGTCGGCGAGTTCGAGGCTGGTATCTCCAAGGAGGGCCAGACTCGCGAGCACGCTCTCCTCGCTTTCACCCTCGGTGTCCGTCAGCTCATCATTGCTTGCAACAAGATGGACACCTGCAAGTGGTCGGAGGCCCGCTTCAACGAGATTGTCAAGGAGGCTTCGGGCTTCATCAAGAAGGTCGGCTACAACCCCAAGTCGGTTCCCTTCGTCCCCATCTCGGGCTGGCACGGTGACAACATGATTGaggccaccaccaacatGCCCTGGTACAAGGGATGGGAGAAGGAGACCAAGGCCGGTGTCTCGAAGGGCAAgaccctcctcgaggccatcgacgccatcgaccCCCCGACCCGCCCCACCGACCGCCCCCTCCGTCTCCCCCTCCAGGACGTTTACAAGATCGGCGGTATCGGCACAGTCCCCGTCGGCCGTGTCGAGACCGGTATCATCAAGGCCGGCATGGTCGTCACCTTTGCCCCCACCAACGTTACCACTGAGGTCAAGTCGGTTGAGATGCACCACGAGCAGATCCCCGAGGGTCTCCCCGGAGACAACGTCGGCTTCAACGTCAAGAACGTCTCGATCAAGGACATTCGCCGTGGCAACGTCTGCTCGGACTCGAAGAACGACcccgccaaggaggccgctTCGTTCAACGCCCAGGTTATCGTCCTCAACCACCCCGGCCAGATCGGTGCCGGCTACACCCCCGTCCTCGACTGCCACACCGCCCACATTGCGTGCAAgttcgaggagctcgttgaGAAGATCGACCGCCGTACCGGTAAGGTCATGGAGGCCAGCCCCAAGTTCATCAAGTCgggcgacgccgccatcgTCAAGCTTGTTTCGCAGAAGCCCATCTGTGTTGAGA CCTACACCGAGTACCCACCACTGGGACGGTTCGCCGTTCGCGACATGCGCCAGACCGttgccgtcggcgtcatcaAGTCGGTCGAGAAGACTGacggcaagggcggcaaggtcaCCAAGTCTGCCACCAAGGCCGGCGCCAAGAAGTAG
- a CDS encoding uncharacterized protein (SGF29 tudor-like domain): MSRARVLSGRASVETEQAMTEAWHRFIDTLRGMERQDGGADSDRRGALAQKERLDVAIDQITALIDLRRNAANGGETPRASPPVEGLLTPPSGVKRKRRPSVMSASPAPPTQSELSSLPSPQVRAGTPAREQKRARAESEQMPLRPGRKIVVKQKSGAHGGKVKDEEDEWILGIVRKMVGDKRYEVQDADDTSLRWSARLRDILLLPDPDAPVSSPSHPSNLEDFPRGTQVLALYPETTSFYRATVVSPPIPGTGMGRTARGARPDSSAKSGQYRLAFVDDGDSVLDVDKGYVIMHPGDR; the protein is encoded by the exons atgtcgcgcgctcgcgtccTCAGTGGAAGGGCATCTGTCGAGACTGAGCAGG CCATGACCGAGGCATGGCATAGGTTCATCGACACCCTGCGCGGCATGGAGCGCCAAGATGGCGGTGCCGACTCGGACcgtcgcggcgcgctcgcccagAAGGAGAGACTTGACGTGGCGATTGATCAGATCACTGCGCTGATCGACCTGCGTCGCAACGCCGCTAATGGGGGcgagacgccgcgcgctTCGCCCCCAGTTGAGGgcctcctcactcctcccTCAGGCGTGAAGCGTAAGCGACGGCCGAGCGTCATGTCGGCGtcaccagcgccgccgacgcaATCCGAGCTATCCTCGCTCCCCTCGCCACAGGTACGTGCAGGCACGCCTGCGCGTGAGCAGaaacgcgcgcgcgccgagagTGAACAGATGCCGTTGCGCCCCGGACGCAAGATTGTCGTCAAGCAGAAGTCTGGCGCGCAcggcggcaaggtcaaagacgaggaggacgagtggaTCCTGGGTATTGTGCGCAAGATGGTCGGCGATAAGCGCTACGAAGTCCAGGACGCCGACGATACCTCTCTCCGCTGGTCTGCACGCCTGCGCGAcattctcctccttcccgaTCCCGATGCGCCAGTATCTAGTCCCTCGCACCCGTCCAACCTCGAGGACTTTCCGCGCGGTACCCAGGTCCTCGCACTGTATCCTGAGACGACGAGTTTCTACCGCGCAACTGTCGTGTCCCCCCCAATTCCCGGTACGGGGATGGGGCGGACCGCGCGCGGAGCCAGGCCCGATTCAAGCGCAAAGTCTGGCCAGTACCGCCTCGCGTTTGTTGATGACGGCGATAGCGTGCTCGACGTGGACAAGGGTTACGTCATCATG CACCCCGGTGACCGGTAG
- the FAP1 gene encoding uncharacterized protein (R3H domain) produces the protein MVDTAPVTAASSIPQPGDGAYLARPTPQPGDGAYLAQRPNSGPSRGPRNNGRGRGRKPGNAAHGSFSVHEPPAAQIGALTLDPSPNGGPRSARGKGRNNGPRPNGTSDGPHRGRNRPQRQRGEPVNGVATPSGSSPSTPLNPTASVFNPEEGGLSRPSSRGSQSKSRQRKPKTEADGAAAPKPVSSRRAAFERGTKLTTGDAPPKKEKAARKHVDHPEPLGPEPDDLNSRLTRGLRGKPFLECPICFNPIFSQQQTWSCLPPHSPPEYPKSLEENERPAFATAHYTACYTPFHINCVRDWASRSLHDDAERIRKSESKDEPSWRCPGCQKHRALKIGGYRCFCGRLANPPTNTSAPHSCNDACARTRPNCSHPCPLNCHPGPCPPCQVALVVRCPSHASALTVKCSTASTNDAALTPVCDEICDRELGCGKHRCENLCHFGSCGDCGEVDTVRCYCGEEDKVVPCGWNKKESKAGETEFLCDRVCKALRNCGRHECGRVCCPLSYKAKRKGRRALDLDFDNDDLHQCPLVCGKLLSCGIHACPKPDHKGACGRCLQASYDELICNCGHTVVYPPVACGTKVNCVFPCARPDPPCGHPKTPHNCHEEPDCPPCPFLTAKPCACGKDPAVKNIRCSQSQDRVSCGQVCGKLLGCGYHRCEKTCHPGECESCTQTCNKPKRICKHACSHTCHAPAKCPENEGCSTIVIQTCSCGNLQTRTTCGSSTSNPSSRETAQLKCNADCMMRQRNARLADALGIKQPIDRTLTEWPPELRSFALANLPFVKTVENTFRDFVNGTRQTVILPHMPAAKRTFVMSMADVYRLGRELIDAEPNRSVQIRRRVDTRLPNPLLSTAVQPAPSKLGGLGNLRASPAGVWGGSRSGTASPSTAASAAKANTPTASGPSSRVPSPGAEQSRPTPPESSRVHVPVTHTHVPVQTVGVVGDTDWDQSGDEAD, from the exons ATGGTCGATACCGCTCCGGTGACAGCAGCTTCATCTATTCCCCAACCAGGTGACGGCGCATATCTTGCCCGTCCCACCCCACAGCCAGGCGACGGCGCATACCTTGCGCAACGTCCGAACAGTGGTCCTTCCCGCGGCCCAAGAAACAACGGCCGTGGACGCGGACGCAAACCTGGAAACGCCGCTCACGGTTCATTTTCTGTTCATGAGCCTCCGGCGGCGCAAATTGGCGcgctcaccctcgaccCGTCGCCTAACGGCGGCCCTCGAAGCGCACGAGGCAAGGGTCGCAACAATGGCCCGCGGCCGAACGGGACGTCCGACGGTCCGCATCGCGGCCGCAACAGGCCCCAGAGACAGCGGGGCGAGCCTGTGAATGGGGTCGCTACTCCGTCCGGCAGCAGTCCCAGCACCCCGCTGAACCCGACAGCGAGCGTCTTCAACCCCGAAGAGGGTGGACTTAGCCGCCCAAGCTCGCGAGGGTCGCAGTCCAAGAGCCGACAGCGCAAGCCCAAGACGGAGGCGGATGGTGCTGCGGCGCCCAAGCCCGTCTCTagccgccgcgctgcgTTTGAGCGCGGGACCAAGCTCACCACTGGTGACGCCCCGCCGAAGAAAGAGAAGGCCGCAAGGAAGCATGTCGACCACCCAGAGCCGCTCGGCCCCGAGCCCGACGACCTCAACTCCCGACTCACTCGGGGTCTGCGCGGCAAGCCGTTCCTCGAGTGCCCGATCTGCTTCAACCCCATCTTCTCGCAACAGCAGACGTGGTCATGCCTGCCaccccactcgccacccgAGTATCCCAAATCGCTGGAAGAGAATGAGCGACCGGCATTCGCCACGGCACACTACACTGCGTGCTACACGCCTTTCCACATCAACTGCGTCCGCGACTGGGCATCGCGCAGCCTCCatgacgacgccgagcggaTACGCAAGTCGGAGAGCAAGGACGAGCCGTCCTGGCGTTGCCCAGGATGCCAGAAGCACCGTGCTCTCAAGATCGGGGGTTATAGGTGCTTCTGCGGCCGCCTTGCGAACCCTCCCACTAACACGAGTGCGCCGCATTCATGCAACGATGCCTGCGCGCGCACTCGCCCGAACTGCAGCCATCCGTGCCCTCTCAACTGCCACCCAGGACCCTGCCCACCATGCCAGGTCGCCCTAGTTGTTCGCTGCCCGTCGCACGCATCGGCCCTCACCGTCAAGTGTTCGACCGCGAGTACCAACGACGCAGCGCTCACACCCGTCTGTGATGAGATTTGCGACCGTGAGCTTGGTTGTGGCAAGCACAGGTGTGAAAACCTCTGCCACTTTGGCTCGTGTGGCGACTGTGGTGAGGTCGACACCGTTCGCTGCTACtgcggtgaggaggacaaggtcgtACCGTGTGGCTGGAACAAGAAGGAGAGCAAG GCCGGCGAGACCGAGTTCCTGTGTGATCGGGTGTGCAAAGCGCTCCGTAACTGTGGCCGTCACGAATGTGGCCGTGTCTGTTGTCCTCTCTCGTACAAGGCGAAGCGTAAGGGCCGGCGtgcgctcgaccttgacttcgacaacgacgacctccatcAGTGCCCTTTGGTCTGTGGCAAGCTCCTCAGCTGCGGCATCCACGCTTGTCCCAAGCCAGACCACAAGGGCGCATGCGGCCGTTGCCTGCAGGCCTCGTACGACGAACTCATCTGCAACTGCGGACACACAGTCGTTTATCCTCCCGTTGCGTGTGGCACCAAGGTCAACTGCGTGTTCCCTTGCGCGCGGCCCGATCCGCCCTGTGGCCATCCGAAGACTCCTCACAACTGCCATGAGGAGCCTGATTGTCCACCGTGCCCTTTCCTTACTGCCAAGCCTTGCGCCTGTGGTAAGGACCCCGCGGTCAAGAACATTCGTTGCTCCCAGTCACAGGACCGCGTCTCTTGCGGTCAGGTGTGCGGCAAGCTTCTCGGTTGCGGCTACCATCGCTGCGAGAAGACGTGTCACCCCGGCGAGTGTGAGTCGTGCACGCAGACCTGCAACAAGCCCAAGCGGATCTGCAAGCATGCCTGCTCGCACACCTGCCACGCACCCGCCAAGTGCCCCGAGAACGAGGGGTGCTCGACGATCGTCATTCAAACATGCTCGTGCGGCAACCTGCAGACGCGCACCACGTGCGGGTCCAGCACTTCGAATCCCTCGAGTCGCGAGACGGCCCAGCTCAAGTGCAACGCCGACTGCATGATGCGCCAGCGCAACGCGCGTTTAGCTGACGCTTTGGGCATCAAGCAGCCTATCGACCGGACGCTGACCGAGTGGCCGCCTGAGTTGCGTTCGTTTGCGTTGGCAAACCTCCCGTTTGTCAAGACGGTTGAGAACACTTTCCGCGACTTCGTGAACGGGACGCGCCAGACTGTCATCCTCCCACATATGCccgcggccaagcgcaCATTCGTCATGTCCATGGCGGACGTGTACCGTCTCGGCCGTGAGCTGATCGATGCTGAGCCGAATCGCTCGGTGCAGATTCGCCGGCGCGTCGACACACGTCTCCCAAATCCCCTCCTGTCGACCGCAGTCCAGCCCGCGCCCTCGAAACTCGGTGGTCTGGGAAACCTCCGCGCGTCACCCGCTGGCGTGTGGGGAGGCTCGAGGAGCGGAACTGCGTCGCCGTCCACGGCTGCGTCagcggccaaggccaacacgccgaccgcgagcgGGCCCTCGTCCCGTGTCCCCTCGCCCGGCGCCGAGCAATCgcgcccaaccccgcccGAGTCGTCTCGCGTGCATGTCCCGGTCACGCATACTCACGTGCCAGTCCAAaccgtcggcgtcgtcggcgacacCGACTGGGACCAGagtggcgacgaggccgactgA
- the NSA2 gene encoding uncharacterized protein (Ribosomal protein S8e) gives MPQNDYMDEHRRRHGRRMDHEERKRKREAREVHKASAVTQKMVGHKAKMLHKRRHAEKVQMRKKLKAHDERNVKQKDDGAVQEGALPTYLLDREGQKDAKALSSAVKDRRKDRAAKYSVPLPKVRGIAEEEMFKVIKTGKSKQKSWKRMVNKATFVGENFTRKPVKLERFIRPMGLRMNKANVTHPELKTTFQLPILGVKKNPQSPLYTSLGVLTKGTIIEVNVSELGMVTTGGKVVWSKYAQITNNPENDGCINSVLLV, from the exons ATG CCCCAG AATGACTACATGGACGAGCACCGTCGCCGGCACGGTCGGCGTATGGACCacgaggagaggaagcgcaagcgcgaggcaCGTGAGGTGCACAAGGCCTCTGCCGTGACGCAGAAGATGGTCGGTCACAAGGCCAAGATGCTGCACAAGCGCCGGCACGCCGAGAAGGTGCAGATGCGCaagaagctcaaggcgcacgacgagcgcaaTGTCAAGCAGAAGGACGACGGGGCTGTCCAGGAAGGTGCTTTGCCGACGTACCTGCTCGATCGCGAGGGACAgaaggacgccaaggcgCTGTCGTCGGCCGTCAAGGACCGGAGGAAGGACCGCGCGGCAAAGTACTCGGTGCCGCTGCCCAAGGTTCGCGGTAttgcagaggaggagatgttCAAGGTCATCAAGACGGGCAAGAGCAAGCAGAAGAGCTGGAAGCGTATGGTCAACAAAGCGACGTTTGTCGGCGAGAACTTTACCCGCAAGCCagtcaagctcgagcggTTCATCCGTCCCATGGGTCTG cgTATGAACAAGGCCAACGTCACGCACCCCGAACTCAAGACGACATTCCAGCTTCCCATCCTCGGCGTGAAGAAGAACCCTCAGTCGCCACTGTACACCTCTCTCGGTGTGCTGACAAAGGGTACGATCATCGAGGTGAACGTCTCCGAGCTGGGTATGGTGACGACTGGCGGCAAGGTTGTGTGGTCAA AGTACGCCCAGATTACCAACAACCCAGAAAACGACGGGTGCATCAACtctgtcctcctcgtctaG
- the SUMO2 gene encoding uncharacterized protein (protein tag), protein MSDNNAHINVMIRGQDGSLNHFKVKRTTKFHKLKRGYAQYRRIDVASVRLYFDGQPLLDMFTPNDVPDLDDNAVIDHFVEQVGGRSVLADATKTWVGTPLL, encoded by the exons ATGTCAGACAACAACGCCCACATCAACGTCATGATCCGGGGCCAGGACGGCTCATTGAATCACTTCAAGGTCAAGCGGACCACAAAGTTCCACAAGCTGAAGCGCGGCTACGCCCAGTACCGGAGGATCGACGTCGCTTCGGTCCGTCTGTACTTTGACGGCCAACCTCTTCTCGACATGTTCACACCCAACGATGTGCCTGATCTGGACGACAATGCTGTCATCGACCACTTTGTCGAGC AAGTTGGTGGCAGGAGTGTCCTTGCCGACGCGACCAAGACGTGGGTCGGCACACCGCTTCTCTAA
- a CDS encoding uncharacterized protein (glycine rich nucleic binding domain): MGLAERKVKQRIGLDPRNLSWSEDKTRFSVQHMANLGWKDNTGLGKDASGNANHIAVVRKLDNGGIGMLRVQKEGKELSAGAGQAGAGLEDVLKRLAARSASASGTVTPSAQPSLVPSPVSSPGPSVVRNKISSRQRHLASKRMASQDPVAMAAILGVPVSSLPTPSASAPTSGASTPASEETPEPASRDENGDPQRDALETVTTSTLSVADYFRQKLREKMLQRQASGSATPTMSEGSLAVPKEEVKVDVGGVAWEGSKMSFGENAEEVALGDLGADAPAVNAENKDTEAKKARKEAKRAAKESAESTPAASASESTRATSESTPALSDKEARKAEKEAKKREKQEKRLKKEEKAAKKAEKAAKKADKEARKADKEVKEGKEKKRKRDDEDGEDSKKRKSRYCIVVHIAYEASYAGGLSYLQCNPPTVSDGPLVIQIRDTQGGIMSLRVQPTIKFG, translated from the exons ATGGGACTCGCAGAGCGCAAGGTTAAGC AACGCATCGGTCTTGATCCCCGTAACCTGAGCTGGTCCGAGGATAAGACTCGTTTCAGTGTCCAGCACATGGCCAACCTTGGCTGGAAGGATAACACAGGACTGGGCAAGGATGCGTCCGGAAACGCAAATCACATCGCGGTCGTGCGCAAGTTGGACAACGGCGGTATCGGCATGTTGCGGGTGCagaaggagggcaaggagctgAGCGCTGGTGCGGGCCAGGCTGGTGCCGGTCTTGAGGATGTGCTCAAGCGTCTGGCAGCGCGTTCGGCTAGTGCGAGTGGGACCGTGACGCCGAGTGCTCAGCCCTCACTCGTGCCGTCTCCTGTGTCGAGTCCTGGCCCCTCGGTGGTGCGGAACAAGATCTC atcgcgccagcgccatcTCGCAAGCAAGAGGATGGCGTCGCAGGACCCCGTCGCCATGGCCGCTATCCTCGGCGTTCCCgtctcctcccttcccacGCCATCCGCGTCCGCACCGACTTCGGGAGCCTCGACGCCCGcgagcgaggagacgcCCGAGCCGGCTAGCCGCGACGAGAACGGCGACCCGCAGCgggacgcgctcgagaccGTCACCACGTCGACCCTCTCCGTCGCCGATTACTTCCGCCAAAAGTTGCGCGAGAAGATGCTTCAGAGGCAGGCGAGCGGGTCCGCCACACCCACGATGAGCGAGGGCAGCCTCGCGGTCCCGAAGGAGGAGGTAAAGGTcgatgtcggcggcgtcgctTGGGAGGGGAGCAAGATGTCGTTCGGGGAGaatgccgaggaggtcgcgctcggcgatctTGGAGCGGATGCGCCCGCCGTGAACGCCGAGAATAAGGACACGgaggcgaagaaggcgcggaaggaggccaagcgcgccgccaaggaGTCGGCAGAATCAACACCAGCAGCATCGGCATCTGAATCGACGCGGGCAACCTCGGAATCCACGCCTGCTTTGTCTGACAAGGAGGCacgcaaggccgagaaggaggccaagaagcggGAGAAGCAGGAGAAGCGGttgaagaaggaggagaaggctgcgaagaaggcggagaaggctgcgaagaaggcggacaaggaggcgcggaaggcggacaaggaggtcaaggagggtaaggagaagaagaggaagcgcgacgacgaggatggtgaggatagcaagaagcgcaagtcCAG GTACTGTATCGTAGTACATATTGCGTACGAGGCTTCGTATGCGGGCGGTCTTT CCTATCTCCAGTGCAACCCACCCACCGTCTCCGATGGCCCGCTCGTGATCCAGATCCGCGACACGCAGGGAGGCATCATGTCCCTCCGCGTCCAGCCTACCATCAAGTTCGGCTAG